Within the Candidatus Micrarchaeota archaeon genome, the region CGGTCTCCAACCCTTCATTGTCACGCGCATATACGTAGAGATGGTTTTCATCTGGTAACATCTCCGAATAATCCACTGTGAGGTCGTACGGAGGTGAGAGAACCCTTCCCCCGGTTTCGGGATCACAGTTCCAACTGTACAGAACCACTGCCACGGCACCGTTGTCGGTGACCTCGATGTCTATCGTATCACCATCGTTTACATGAGAACCGTTAGCCGGTGATACAAGGGTTATCACGGGCGGTTGGGTCACGTAGAACGTATACACTTCTTCGGTAGACATACCGTAAACGTTCCCAGCCCTTACGGTCAACGTGTGCAACCCGTCGGCAACGGTCGGCACGGTCACGTTCCATTCGGTAGCGAACGGCGTCATAGCACCGTCATCCCAAGCGTATTCTTCATCCGTTGAACCGGTAATGTCGAACTGTATCGTGTCACCCGGATGAACCTCTGACCCGTTAGCCGGTGACACCAAGGTGATCACCGGAGCATCAGAAACAGTGTACGTATAAACCTCGGTCACTACGGCACCGTCCACATCACGCGCTGTAACGGTTAACGTGCGAACACCGTCATCAACGGAGCCCAGGTCTACTGTTGCAGGTATATCTGAAGGTGACAGGTAGACTGCATGAGTCCAACAATCGAACTGATAGGTCACGTAATCCAATCCTACATCGTCAGTTACATCTATGGTAATCGTATCGGAATGTGTAAGAACAGAATTGTTTGCCGGTGTGACATCGATCACAGGAGGCATGTTTTCAACGACATGGACAACGCGTTCTTCTGTCCAACCCGTGTGACCGAATGCATCCGTTGCATAAGCCCTGAACGTGTAATCCCCGGGACCTATAACCTTTTCAACATAACCCTCTGTACAATCCGTGCACACCGTCTCGTTAACACCGTTCCATTCTAATGTTAGGTTTGACGGTTCATCGGAAGTGATATTTATTATGATATCCGCAGAGATCCGATAGGTTGCACCGTCATCAGGTGTGGGCGAAACGAAAGATACCGTCGGGGCTGAGGCATCGACTGACACGGGTATCTCGGTGTGTAAGGAACCGTAAGTAGCAACAATTGTACCCTCACCTCCTTCACTGGGTATAAACACCACATTGTTACCTGTAGAAGGCACAACCGTACCCAGAGAACTCGGAGAAACGGTCCACGAAGGTTCTGCACAGGTTATCACGTTACCGTACTCATCCTGCACATAACCGCTGAGCTCTACGGTATCGCCAACGGACACTGCTATCGAATCGGGTGTAACGTTTATCACAGCGGGTTCGCCAGGGGTCACATCCACGGTGGCGGTGTCCGTAAGAGTGTACGAAGAACGGAGGTATTCGGAAGGTATCAGACGTGCAAACGCACCGATCCCTCTCACCAATGCAACCGAATCAACGGTCACGTTAGCGGTCACTGTATAGGTACCGACTTCGGTTGCTGTAAAGGTTCCGGAATCGTTTATAACACCGCCGTCAGAAGACCAAAGGACATCTTCAACCGGATGAATCTCGTTACCGTATGCGTCGTAACCGATCACATCGAACGTGACGGACCCGTACACTGGTATTTCGGCATGTTCAGGTTGTACATCTATGGATGTCATCGCACCAGGGGTTACGTGTACGGCGGCTGCAGACACAAGGGTTGTATCACCAAAAGTGACGTTGACATAGATATGATAATCGCCGGCTACTGTTGTGATAAATATTCCGTTATCATCGATACTACCGCCATCAGAAGACCATTCCACTGTGGCACCGGTAAGGTCGACGGGGTTATCGTACTCGTCATAAACGAACACATCAAAATCTACCGGTTCGCCTGCCGAGGTTGTGACATCGTCGCCCGGAGCAAGCACGATCGTATACGGCGATGACGGAACCACATGCACGGTTGTTTCAACATGGGTGTTAACGGATTCGTCTTCTGACAGGTTAACATCTGTCTCGAGGATGTATGTTCCTGCAACGGTCGGTGCGGTCAGATTGAATGTGACGTTGACCGTTCCGCCCTCATCAACAACAACCGTTTTGGAAGCAGGGTCAACGGTCCACCCTTCTGCATAAGGTGTCACGGTGTAGATCGCAGGTGTACAATAACCTTCATCATTGTTACGCACCTCAACCGTCAGTTGACCTTCTTGCAACGGCATAAAGGTATCGTTGACATATAGGTTCACTGTTGGTGCAGTACGGATACAGACCGGTTCGGCCACTGTCACGGACGCGTTACCTGTCACGTCCTCGTAAGTGGCGTAGACGTAACCTTCACCCGACTCGTTACCGAGGTATGTACCGTTGGGATAGATGTAACCTAAAGATGTTGACCATACAAAGTCTTCCGGATCAGAAGTGATCATGTTACCGAAAGCGTCATTGGCTACTGCCACAAAATCCTGTGTATCGTTGTACTCCAGGTTGACCGATGAGGGAATGACCGTAACCGTTGCCGCATGACCGGGCACTATATCGAAAACCCTCGATTCTTCCGCCCATGTCTCATTGTCTTCCATTACGGTAAAATTCAGTCTACAGGTCTCCCGCGTCTCGTTCACAGTAAACAGATGGATTGTGATAGGACCGACGGACGACCCCGGATAGATCACGAACTCTGAGGACGTGTAAACGAGAGGGTCAGTGACGTTGATGAAACATTCGGGTGATGCGTACGCATAAAGAACCACGTGTGCAGGATCAGAATATTCATCTTCATTGTTCGTCACCCATACCCGAACATCGAGTGTACTGTTCACACGAACAGGAGCGTCATAATACACAACAATCTGGTGAGGGTCGACATCAGGTAAACTGATGGGACGTTTCGTCTCAGATACTGGACGCGCCGTTACATGATGAGACGGATGATGTGGCGTTGTCCTACGTATCACATAACTGTGCTGAACACCTCCTTTACCTACCGACTTGCCGAAAACGGTCCCGGCTACGTCCGTCTCACTAAGCACGAACAAGGTAATCAATGCAACGATTCCTATCCAAACAAACAGATTTTTTCTCACATTCATATCCATATCGCATCACCCGATAAACCTAATCCCGTTGTTCTTTAATGGCAAACTCCACACCATCTTCACGAACATCCTTCACATGTATAACATACTGATAACCTGTCTCGTAATCCGTGTGGAAAAGATGAAGACCGCCGACAGGCACTGTGAACGTGTTGATCTCCATACCTGCTTCGTTGAGAAGCGTAAAACTCGCCGTGGATTCGACAGTGTCGACGGCGTCCAACCTAAGCAGGTAGTTGTAGTCTCCCAGTACCACAGTATCGAATTCCCCGATGTTCAATGATCCGGAAACAGAAGATTCGTAATCAAAGGATTCGAATGATGTATCAACACTCACTTCTTCCGCAGATATCTCCACATTCACGACTCCCGAATCATCGGGAAGGATAGGGAAAACCGCGCGATAGGTCATCTGACCATCGTCCCCGGTCTGTTCAACACCTATCTCCCTACCGTTCACGGTAAGATTTATATCAGGATGGTGATCAAAGTTTTCAAGATGGAACAGGATAGAATCAGGAGCCATTCTAACAGGTTCTGGGAGATAATCCACAACGATCTTCTTCTCCTTTTCCTCGGTCCCTATCCCGATAGCACAACCTGTAAACAACGTTGAAAACGCGAGACCTAACGTACCGAACAATCGCCAGTACTTGTTCGTTCGAACCGGTTTATCAGCCGATTTATCAGAAAGATTTTTCTTACCCTTCTTAGAAGACTTAAACCTGAATATGCTCATACTCCACACCCCCAAATAATTTTTGTTGGTATATGTTTAAAAACATTGTGTTTATTGTTTGTCAATTCTGTTTGTATAAATTCATGAATAAACACATTAAAAAGCTTTCCCTACATCCGTCTGTGGAGGAGACCCAACACCTTCCTCGCGAACTTCTTATCATAACTTTTCAAGTATTCTCTAACCTTCTTCTTATTCATCCTCTTACTGAAAACCCTTAGTAGGTCATCGTCTATCCAATCATAGTAGTATATCCAATCGATGAACGTCTTTTCTGTATTGCTCACAGGTATCTTGAGGTTGTAGTAATCCATATATTCGTAACCGAAGAAATGTTTCTTACTGATGTGGTGAACGACAACATTCGTACCGACTACCTCTCTTATACCTACCCTCAATCTCCTCGGGGTTATCAGGATAACGTTGGTTTCCTGTTCCCACAACCCATGTAGGGATAATGCGTTTTCTAAACCGATGTAGAACGGCTTTATACAGTATGTGATCACCATAGGGTCATCGTACCTGCTGTAATATCCCTTTATGATTCTATGAATCTTACCTCTTTTCTTCAAGATGTGTAGGATCGTGTAGGCGTAGTCCGGATTAGCATGGTTTGATACGAGAAACCTTTTTTACATCTTTCACGGTGAATACCTTAGTTCTATAGATGAACTCCTCTATCCTGTCCAAATACTTTATCTTACCCATCTCTTCACCTCTTCTAACATCTGTTGAGATGTGGGAACAGCACCGACGAACACCAGCGCTTTCAGTATGTTCTCATCCTTTGGTTTTCTGTATTCGGATAACAGTCTCTTTAGATACGGTTTAACCTCTTCCTCATCTTCCACATAACTTAACAGTATGTATATATCGTACAGATCCCTGATCAATCGTCTGGAAAGATAACTCTCTACCTTTTCCTTCAACAGATCCTCTGGGTTCAGGGTAAACACGTTGACCCTGTTACCGTCAATTGTCTCGTAGGGTTTAACCACAACACGTTTGTTTCTCATGCTTAAGAATGAAGACTCAAAACTTATCTCAACACCTCTAAACGACAACTTCGCATATACCGCGTTCTCGGTCTGCTTAAACTTCTTTATCTCAAAACCTTTCTGTTTCAGTCTCTCCTTAAACAGGTTTATCTTACTCAACTCTTTTTTACTTAAATTAATTTAACCTTAAATTTAACCTTATATGAATGGTTAATTTATAATTTTCACAGTTTATAATCCTTGACTGTTTTGAATAAAAACCTACGAAACAAAACCTATTACAACTATCAATTTACGGTGGGATTCCGGGTAGATAAGGAGATGAAGAGTGATAGAAAACCTAATCCCCTGATCGGATTGATTGGGATTTATTCACAATTCGCGCACCCGGATAACCATGATAGTTTTATAAATAGTTTTATAAATATTCAGTAACAAAAAAGGAACACTCATTGGGAAACACCCGAACGCTGTTCGGTGTTATCCGGCGAGGTGTGTATGTATGGCACGTATGCATTCGAGGAAAAAAGGTAGGTCAGCTTCAAAACCACCTAAAACAAAGGTGGCACCTGAATGGGTCAAGATGTCTTCCCACGAAGTGGAAGACCTAGTCGTATCCTTAGCGAAACAGGGACACAATCCAACCACGATAGGTCTGATACTCAGGGACGAGTACGGTATACCGAGCGTAAAACGGATATGTAACAAGAGCATTACACAGATCCTGGAAGAAAACGGACTGAAACCGGAGTTGCCCGATGACCTGGTCAACCTGATGAGAAAGGCGGTCCGCGTCAGAAAACATCTCGAGAACAACAAACATGATGTACACAACAGGGTCAAGCTCAGACACATAGAATCAAAGATAAGGCGTCTCGTTAAATATTACACCAGAACGAAGAGGTTACCTGCAGACTGGAGGTACGATCCAGATACCGCTGCCTTACTTGTGAAGTGAGGGTGATATAGATGGCTGTAAAGAAAAGAAGGAGGGGTAAGGTTGTTGACAAATGGAAAGCCAAAACGTTGTATCAGGTAGTTGCACCGGACCTGTTCCAAGGTAAAGAGTTGGGTTACGTTGCCGCCAACGAAGATTCGAAGTTGATCGACAGAGTTATAAGGATAGGTATGTCCGATGTAACAGGGAGTTTTGATGAACTGAACATGTACACCATGTTAAGGTTCAGAATTACGGATGTGAAAGGTACGCATGCATACACATCCTTTGACGGTCACGAACTATCCCGAGCGTACGTAAGAACGTTGACAACGAGAAGACACTCACTAGTCGACCCGGTCGTGGACGTGATCACTAAAGACGAGGTTCCGGTCAGAGTGAAAGGACTGATCATCACTGCTCACAGGGTCAGTTCACCAAAGAAGACCGCGATCAGAAAACTTTTTGAGAAAGAAGTCACAGAGTTTGCATCGTCTACACCGTTCAACGAGTTCATGAACGCGCTGTTGTTAGGCAAATTCGGTAACGAATTCAGTGTAAAAGCAAGAAAGATCGTTCCTATCAGGACTGTCAGGATACGGAAAACAGAAGTGAAAAGAAAGAGATAGATGGGTGTGAGTAATGCTAGGCACGAATCCAAAACAACTTGCAAAGATTATGAAACAGATGGGGATAGAAACCGAAGACCTGCCTGCAAAACGTGTCGTCATTGAATGCGAAGGATACAATATCGTTGTCAACAACCCAATCGTAACCAAGATCAGTATGAAAGGCAGCACCACATTCCAGGTAACCGGTGACACGGTAGAAGAAGAAACGATCAGCGATGAAGACGTCAAACTTGTCATGGAACAAAGCGGCGCGTCTAGAGAGGAGGCTGTTAGGGCGCTCAAAGAGACAAACGGAGACATTGCAGAAGCGATACTAAAACTACAAGGAGAATAAAAGAAGATGTGTCAGTCGAGAGAATGGCACGGGGACAGAGAACGGTAAAGAAAAAAGAAAGAATTTTTCAAAGTTTTACTTTTACTATTCTGCGTTTTTCACTTTCTTTAAACAGACTCTGTTGTAAAGGACCGCCCATACGTTTAACTATTTCCTGATACTTCTTAGTGATCTCAGATTTGGTCTTCCAGTACAACATTTTGGTTTTCTCGGTAGGGTTATGGATGTAAGGGAACACATCGGGATCACGATTGATGAGTTCCGTCTGTAAAGATTCTGGTAATTCCCTACCGACAAGAAGTATTTTCTTATCCAACAATCTTTCCAACACCCTTTCCCTGTCCCATGGAGATAAATCGTCAAAATTTTCTAACATTTCTTCGAATTTATCACAACCCAGAGTCTTCAACCGGTTAAGAAACTCTTCATCGATAAATTCTATGTAATCGCTTACCTTACCGCCATTCTTAAGTTCCCTCTCCAAAACACGTACTACCGAATCCATAAACGCGTTTACATCACCGGTTGACAGAAACTCATCGATCGCCTCGCCGAACAGATACAGTTTATCTTCCTTAAAAACTATCGGTAACATCTATCCCACCCCCATATGATCAAAAATCGAAACCAGATATAACTCAACCATCGTATATTTAAATCTAACTGAAAAGTGACTTAAAAACTGCAGAATTGCACTTCTGATCGAAGATAATAATGGTTAAAAAGAGACGGGAAGATTTTAGATACATGATAGTGATATGCGTTACCGGGTTGAGAGGTGCGGGCAAATCCCTCGTTGCAGAGGTCGGACGCGAATTTAATATACCTAGTGTGGAAATGTCTGCAGCTGTGATAGAGATGATGAAGAGAGAAGGTAAAGAAGATATGGATATCAGAGATTTTGCAAAGGAGATGCGAAGGAAGAAGGGTAACACAGTGTTTGCAAACGTTGTAGTAGACATCATAAAGAGAGAGTATCCCGATGCCAAGGCAGTAATCGTATCCGGGGTTCGCGGGATGTACGAAGTCGAGACGTTTAAAAGAGAACTGGGAAGACCAGTCATCATAGCGATAACTGCTGACGCGGATAAACGGTTCGAACGTGTGATGAAAAGGAACCGAAATAACGACCCGAAAACATGGGACGCATTCATAAAGGCGGATGCTAAGGATAAAGGGTTCGGTGTGGAAGAGGTTATAGATGCTGCTGATTATACGGTCGAAAACAACGGAACGGTAGACGATGCTAAAGAGAGGATTAGACATATACTGGAGAAGATACTGAAGGGATGAGAAGGTGTACCTGCATGTTGTTGAGTTCAAAAGAAATCGTCAATAAACTGAAAAAGAAGTATTATGCATCTCTCTACAGAGAACTTGTTGAACAAAACAGGCGGTTCGTTCACAGGTATGAATTCTTCGGTCCCACCCCGCCCAACGCGCTGGTAGGGTCTTATAACTATCCGAACGTTCGAGTAGGAACATTGATAGACATAGACAGTCAACCCGTCAATGATTTGAGTTTACTGTACGGCAAGAGTTATACCGAGATATTAAAATCCTTTGCATTGACATTGAACGCAGCCACTCTCCATCACGTCAGGTCAAAATCCAGGATATTGGAGAGGATACAGGAATCGGTACTATCGGATCGACCCATAGATATCGAAGTAAAATTGCGTGTTCCACCGAAACTTAATCTCCAGACCGATGGGTACGTAATACCGACGGGTTATCAGACATTCATAAGAGATTTGCACGTTGCAGAAAATCCACACGTACCGAAAATCGTTGATAACCTGATTGACGAAGGTCTAAATGCGGTAGAGACGATAAGGATTCTGACCAGACGCGGATTAAATACGTATTACATAACCCGTCTTTTCACAACTGGTCTGTTGGGAATGCATGATAAGAAGAAACTCGTACCGACACGATGGGCGATAACCGCAGTTGACGATATAACGGCAAAGTTAAACCTGGAAATGATAAGAACGTACCGGGAAATAGAAAATGTGTTGTTGTTTGAAAACGAGTTTCTATTCAACAGATTCTTCGTACTGATGATACCCGGACGTTGGGAGTACGAACAGTTTGAAGCCTGGCCCAGAGATACACCTTGGGGAACGGAATGGGGATTCAACGAAGAGTACGAACCGTACGAAGGAAGAAGGGATTATGCCGAGATCCAGGCCGGGGGATACTATGCTGCACGGTTGGCTGTAACCGAACACCTCGTAAAGATGAAAAGACAGGCACGTGCCATCGTGTTCAGAGAGATAGATAAGGAATACTGTATACCTGTTGGTGTGTGGCAGGTTCGGGAAAACGTCAGACACGCATTAGAAAAAAATCCTAAAAGGTTCGATAACGTTAGAGACGCGCTGAATTATCTCAAAGATAAGTTAAAGGTAAATATAGAGAAATACGTCAAAAAAAGCCGGATCCTCGGACAACGTAGATTATTGGAATTCTTTTAAACGATGTTGTTGAAGATGCGGCTGCCGGGATTCGAACCCGGGTCGTCGGCTTTCTCCGATCAAGCGTACGGTTCTTGGAAGGCCGACGTCCTAACCAGGCTAGACTACAGCCGCATCTTGTCCTATATTTAACTCAATCGAATTTTAAACATTTTGGTTTTTTCGGTTCTCTGTCTATCCTAAAATATCTTCTCTCGCTGAAGATAGGTCAGACGCCTAACGGATTTTCCGTTTGACCTTAACGGGTAGAAATCTGTCCTCATGCGCACGTTTTATCTTCAGTATCTTACGAACCTTTTCATTAACCAAAGAAGTATCCAACGTGTTGAGATGAGTTATTGTTTGGTTTATCTCTTTTTCCGGATTCGGTTTGTTGAAACCGGTCACAATTACAAGATCGTTGACGCGGACAAGGTCTTCGAACAAGTTGTTTTTCCATAGGAGTTCGGCCGTGCCCATAGATATGTCATCACTTACAACGATTCTGTGTTCAGGTAACATATTGATCGCCTTTAGAGAAACGGATAACGGAACAGTATCGACATCGATATATATTCCATGAGAAACCATCACCATATCACTCTCCAAGATGTAGAAAGGTAACATCTGATTGATATCCGTATGAAGATAATACACTGCCTTCTCATGAGGATCTATGTTAGAAGGAATATCACCCAACCCGGCAAAATGTTTAGTACAGGTAAACATACCCTCATCTTCAAACGCGCGTATCATAACACCAGACAGTTCGATCGTGATTGTAGGGTCAGAAGAATAGGAACGATTTTTCATGTAACCCGAATCGCAGAGGTCAACAACCGGAGCCAACACGGTGTTAAAACCTAACTCTCTCAGAATCTTTGCTATCGAACGGTTGTATCTGTAATACATTTTAAGAAATTCCGTTGATTGATTATCTCTAACCCTTGCATAAGCTTCACCGATCTCACGTTCTGAGGGCAAAACATAGGAAACATGAACGTTGTATCGGTTGATGAATTCAGTGATATCTTCATCCTGTTGACACAGTGTTCTAAACTCCTCAAAATACTTCAGCCTTGACACTGCTCCTCCCTCTTCATCTATCATGATGAACGGATGATCTTCCCGAATCAGAAAATATTCATTCAAAGATTCGATAGTGTCCAGTCCATATTCTACCAACGGTTTTATGTCGCGGGAGATATAGATGATCCCGCCGAACGATTCTTCAGGATGGGTTAATGCAAATTCGTAAGGTACAACCAACAGTTGAGTAACCTCTTTACGGTCGGTTGCCTGAACGATGTACGAAGAAATAACGAGCAAAAGAGTAGACAATACCTTTCTGACCCATTTGAACATGAGAATACCTAATGTTACAAAAGGTTTAATTAACTGACGGCTCTATCTAAACTACGTAAACGCCTTTGTGAATAATTCTTTAAAAAATCCGCTCGTTTAGAGATACAAGGGATAAAAGGGTGTGGGTAAGGTTTATAGAAGGATAATTTTTTCGGAGGTAAGTATTGTAGAGAAAAAGAAATCGCACTACGTAAAAAGAATGCGGTAACGTTTTTTAGAATGACTATAAAAATCTAACATTCATAAATACATCTTGGTGATAGGTATGAGAGGCGTACTCATATGTTTCGAGGGGATCGACTATTCGGGCAAATCAACGCTGAGCAGAAAGGTCGTTAACAAACTGATCGACATGAACATCCCCGTGTTGTACATCCATTATCCTAAGAAAAAACCTGACCTGACCAGTTCTCCGGATAGGTTGGTTAAACACTTCCTCAGGGAGATGGCGGACGATAGGGATGCAATATTGGACCACATTAAACACAAAGGGATTGTTGTAGTTGACAGATGGTTCTATTCCACACTCGCGTATCAGGGAATATCCGAGGCCACTATCGAACTCATCCGTAATCTGAACCTTCCTGTACCGGAATTGATAATTCTGTTGGATGCAGACCCGGCCGAATTAACTGCAAGAAGAAGGGATAACCCGGA harbors:
- a CDS encoding nucleotidyl transferase AbiEii/AbiGii toxin family protein — encoded protein: MSKINLFKERLKQKGFEIKKFKQTENAVYAKLSFRGVEISFESSFLSMRNKRVVVKPYETIDGNRVNVFTLNPEDLLKEKVESYLSRRLIRDLYDIYILLSYVEDEEEVKPYLKRLLSEYRKPKDENILKALVFVGAVPTSQQMLEEVKRWVR
- a CDS encoding 30S ribosomal protein S15, producing the protein MARMHSRKKGRSASKPPKTKVAPEWVKMSSHEVEDLVVSLAKQGHNPTTIGLILRDEYGIPSVKRICNKSITQILEENGLKPELPDDLVNLMRKAVRVRKHLENNKHDVHNRVKLRHIESKIRRLVKYYTRTKRLPADWRYDPDTAALLVK
- a CDS encoding 30S ribosomal protein S3ae (the function for this protein is unknown), with amino-acid sequence MAVKKRRRGKVVDKWKAKTLYQVVAPDLFQGKELGYVAANEDSKLIDRVIRIGMSDVTGSFDELNMYTMLRFRITDVKGTHAYTSFDGHELSRAYVRTLTTRRHSLVDPVVDVITKDEVPVRVKGLIITAHRVSSPKKTAIRKLFEKEVTEFASSTPFNEFMNALLLGKFGNEFSVKARKIVPIRTVRIRKTEVKRKR
- a CDS encoding nascent polypeptide-associated complex protein yields the protein MLGTNPKQLAKIMKQMGIETEDLPAKRVVIECEGYNIVVNNPIVTKISMKGSTTFQVTGDTVEEETISDEDVKLVMEQSGASREEAVRALKETNGDIAEAILKLQGE
- a CDS encoding AAA family ATPase gives rise to the protein MIVICVTGLRGAGKSLVAEVGREFNIPSVEMSAAVIEMMKREGKEDMDIRDFAKEMRRKKGNTVFANVVVDIIKREYPDAKAVIVSGVRGMYEVETFKRELGRPVIIAITADADKRFERVMKRNRNNDPKTWDAFIKADAKDKGFGVEEVIDAADYTVENNGTVDDAKERIRHILEKILKG
- a CDS encoding glycoside hydrolase family 3 protein, with the protein product MFKWVRKVLSTLLLVISSYIVQATDRKEVTQLLVVPYEFALTHPEESFGGIIYISRDIKPLVEYGLDTIESLNEYFLIREDHPFIMIDEEGGAVSRLKYFEEFRTLCQQDEDITEFINRYNVHVSYVLPSEREIGEAYARVRDNQSTEFLKMYYRYNRSIAKILRELGFNTVLAPVVDLCDSGYMKNRSYSSDPTITIELSGVMIRAFEDEGMFTCTKHFAGLGDIPSNIDPHEKAVYYLHTDINQMLPFYILESDMVMVSHGIYIDVDTVPLSVSLKAINMLPEHRIVVSDDISMGTAELLWKNNLFEDLVRVNDLVIVTGFNKPNPEKEINQTITHLNTLDTSLVNEKVRKILKIKRAHEDRFLPVKVKRKIR